The sequence CCACCACCCAGCCTCTGTCCTGATGATGATAAGGAGGATGGAGCTCAGTCCTTCCTGCCCTTTGCACTAGGACAGTGTGATGTCTCCATCCTCCCAGCACCCTGATGCTGAAGCAGtatttgagcacctccaggctgagctctcaTGTGGGCAGGAACCTCCACTCTGCTCCCCTGGGAAAGGATTTGAACTAGGAACTGGATTTTAACCAGTTAGGAGGGATTTTTTATTCCTTGATCCTCATATCCCTGCTTTGGCTTGTCATAGATGGGACAGGGGCCTGGTGCATTCACTGGGGAGCAAAGTTAATCTCTGGGGTCATGCCTTTCTTAAGCCATTGAGATGGGGCAGCCCAAGGAAAGGAAACACTTGGCCGAGCTACAGCAGACCTGAAGGTTCTGCTAAGCCTCAGGTGGCATCTGTGTGCCAGGACCTCTCTTCACATAGTCATCTTGTCCCTCCTCAGGGAGGCTGGTGGGGTCATACTCACTGTGCAAGATTGTCTGCACTGCCCAGTGGTGGGAGTGGCGCTCGTGGGAGGTCAGCATCACTGTGCATGCTTCCCTGCTGGCATTGAATGTGTGTTGGCCTGTTGAGCAGAAGCTCTCGAAGAAGGAGTTGTTGGTGCTGGCAGTCCTCCACAtagcctgcagtgacagcaagAGCTCAGCACTGTCCCCACAGCCAGACACTGATCATAGAGTGTTTTGGGTTGCAAATGACCTgtactgagcagggacatctgcaactcaggttgctcagagactcatccagcttgaccttgaatgcttccagggatagggcatctACCACCAATTTGGGCATTCCCAGGcaagtgtttcaccatcctgtataaaaaattccttccttccttctctctagcctAAATCTCTCCTTGTTTAagaccatcaccccttgtcctgtcataacagtccctgataaaaagtctgtccccagcactcttatcagcccctttaagtattgaaaggccacaatacagtctccccagagccttctcttctccagactgaacaacctcaactctctcagcctgcactCACAGCAGAGTgattccagccctcagataattTCTGTGGTGTCCTCTGGCCCtgttccaacaggtccatgtctgtcctatgctgaggactccagagatggaccaAACACTGCAGGTgggttctcaccagagcagaggggtagaatcccctccttccacctgctgcccacattgCTGAGGAGGATCCCAGCCCATCACCAGGGATGCTGTGGCCATCCCCATACTTCCCTGTCCctttgccctgcccagctcctgtaTCCCTCCCAGGGAACAGGAAAGGTTTATAAGTGGTTTCTTTCTGAGAAGCTGAGCTCTTGGCTGCTGTTCCTTACCAGGGCCCTGTGCTGGCCTtatctgagagctgcagcttttggTGTTACAGGAATAGCAGGTTCCCAAGGGAAGCAggcgggagggggagggaggggggggggcggagggcagaggaggctgaagggccACGGCAGGAACAggtcagggctctgcagctcccctgggcatcTGCAGCCCTCCCATCACTCATGCTTCTACCCCATCAACCCAGGTGCCTGTTCTCCCTAGGGCctcagttctgtgactctgcagaGACAAGAGAATGCATTTTGCTTTTGCATAAACTGAAGCATCTCTGGAGGGGTCAGTCTGGGCCGGTGGTGAaaagggttggatggagccaTGTCTCCACTGAGATATTCCTAAGGCTTTTTATATCTCTTCACAGCAGGTGGGagctcaccaaggcagagatgGTGGCCCTCCTATGTACACACATGCTAGGTGCTCAAGGTCCTGCCTGCACTGGTCCTGCATGCCCGAGCTCTCCACACATGCCAAAACGAGGTGTCGTGTGTCTGTCCCAGCTGggttctgctcctgcctgctccaacaccctgaaccttcctctccctctgcagtgctAGCCGCACCAGGTCCTGCTCACACTAACggccagcaccaccctgcctgctccattGGGAGGGTGGGAGCTGCCTGGCCGAGGAAGGCATCTAATCTCACCCCATCTTATCTAAATATTTGGGAAGCAGCAGTGGAGACAGGATGCACTTGCCCAGGCGGAAGACTGATCCCTCCTGGGCACAGTGCGAGGCTAAGCTCAGCAGCGTGAGGCCTTGGCTGTCCCTAGGAACCTCTGCTGGCCCTCGGCTGTCCTTTTGCTCCACGTGGGGAGAAATGCTCCCCAGGCCCCCCAGCTGAGTCCTCAccctggaatcatggaatcgctaaagttagaaaagacctttaagatcatcaagtccaagtgttaacccagcactgccaaggctgCCACTAACCcacagcccctcagcaccacatctgcacagcttttaatacctccaaggatggtaaatccaccacttccctgggcagcctgttcctgaccTTGACAACCTGTCtggggaagacatttttttaaatgtccaacctaaaccttctctggtgcaacttgaggccatttcctcttgttcattcacatgttacttgggagaagagactgacctccacctcactctAGCTGCTTTTCAGTTAGCTGTAGAGAGCGAGatggtctccctcagcctccttttctccggactaaacaaccccagctgctcctcgccAGACCTGCTCACCATATTTGCTGCTCTTCTTTTaacactctccagcacctcaatgtcctccttctagtaaggggcccaaaactgaaaccaGCATTTGAGATGTGGCCGTACCAATGCCAAGAACTGGGAgataatcacttccctactcctccTTCACTATtactgatccaagccaggatgctgttggccttcttggccacctgggcacactgttggctcacgttcagctgtTAACCAACAGCctgaggtccttttctgccaggcagattCCCCAAGCCATCCCAACTACAACCGTAGGAAAGGAGTTGGATGGAaaacctgcccccagccttgtgcccatGGGCAGCAAGACAAGACCTTGGCAAGGCAGAATCCCCCGGCAAGCTCAtccccagcaggacagggaaaagAATGGTTACAGCTTGGTCAGGATGGTGTTTTTATCATCTTTGGACGCTGGGTTGTGCTCCTACGCTTTAAACGTTCTGCAGCTTATCagtccctgcctgtgcagcaTTTTCTGTTTGGCAGAGGCATGATAACCCTttttgctgcctccctgcacccTCTTTTCCCAGCTTTTCCCACAGCTCTGTCTTCCCTCAGCCCTTAACAACCcaatcctcctcctcatcccatggggagaaaagaaagacctttaaaatattttttttcagacagaGAGGACAATCAGATGCAAGGCTGAAACCCAGCTGAGCACCCAACTGCTTTGCTATTGGATGATGAACAGCACCTAAACTCCCTTTTGAGCAGGACCTGGAGGCTTTTGCCCTTTCCAGGATTGGAAGAGGGGCATGGAAAAGCTGTGGGAGCTAtcaggggtgccctggcagcagtgccacgGACCcggctgctctcccctcctgccATCAGAGCCGCTCGCATTCTTTGGCCACAGTTGACAGGCGCTGCCGAGCAGCTCGAATCTGGTTCCCACACTGGTGGGGACCTAAAACTAACATCCCTGAATGAGGTAACAGCACTTGAGTCAACAAACCACCCCTGTCAGCTGGACAGGGTGAGGGAGACCATGACCCTGCTCAGTGAGGGTGTCCCTCTTCCTGCATCAGGGACCACTCTGCTGTCCCTAGGCTGGTGGGTCTCACACAGCTAATTCCCTCACACACCTGGGCATGGGTCCAGATGCTCCCACTGGTGCTTCTGCATCCGCTAGCTGGATCAGGCTCTGATCCTCCTCAGTATCCTCTGACTCAGCTTTCTGGGTACATCTATGTCTCAGCTAGGGACACAATGGAGGAGGAATGCTGGACCCCTGAGAAGTGGTCACAGGTTTGTGTGGCTCAGCCACAGCTTGTGTGCCACCAAGCACCCTTTCACATTGTCACCTCTCACATCACCTAATGCATCTTGGGGTTGGGATAAGGATCGACTGACCATCCATCTGTCCATCAGCCAAGCACCTCAAGCAGCCAATAAAAACCTCAACTGAAGATACACTTGTGAGCTGGACCCTGGGAAAGTCATCCTATGGAATGCAAAGCATCAAGCTAATTAGCCTCATTAAGAAACTCATTAAGAGCCTGCTGCAACCAAAGGAAGGCatagagggaaaagagaaggtgaGGAAACATAGACCAAACTGTTCAGCACTCATCAAAAACATcatctgaagaagaaaaatgctggGAATAAACTAGTTCATAAGGTACCTTTGGTCCATAAAGTGGTGCCAACTATAATTTCAATGCTGGGgtgtttttggtggtttgtgttgttgttttttttccccctaggaTTTACAATTTTAGGTATTTGTGGGGGTTTTAAGTTAAATTTACTGAAGCTGGAGAAACTGAGgtgcagcagtggggagggaCAATGCCCACAGTTCCTAGGTTCAGATTCCTAggcttcctgcagctccagtgctTTCCAATGAGCCCAGCCATGCCTGGGATGGGGTGATCcttgccttctcctctgctctgtgtgaTCTGGACACAGCCCCACAACTGGACCCTCATGTTGACCTCAGTGAATCTCAGCTTCCCTGTGGAGCTGAGGTTTTAGCATGAAGCTGCCCTGactctggcagagcaggactggAGGCACTTCGGGAACACTCCTCCTTATAGTGCACTTTCCTGTTTTCCCACGGGTTGTGAAATGCAAAGGATTTTTTCAGTTTGCTGTCAAGATTTGGCTAGAGACTTGTTTACCAGGCCTACAAAGCAGGGAAACCAGATAGTGCCATTTCTCTGTTATCTGCTCGGCTGGGGAGGCATTAAATTCATTGCCATTTTCAGGAACAGGCTGAGTGGAAAGTTAGCAACAAGGGGGTGGGAGGTGTTCTGGCAGCTGAGGGTAGCGATGCTCTGGGAGGATGCACCCttgcagcctttctgcagcttctGGTGGTTTGTGCTAACAATGCTTCAGCTCCTTACGATGCCCAGAGGAATCTAAGGGAAACAGGGTGGCAGACTCACTGGCCTGCCAGCTCCGGACAgtcagtgcccagcagagggggaggacagGAGTGATGGATGATGCCAAGCTGTGATGTCTGCCCACTCCCTAGCTTGCTGGTTCATGAgctctgttcagttttggaccactcactacaagaaggacattgggatACTCCAGAGTGTCCACTCCAGAGTGTCCAGGTggtcagtgaagctggtgaagggtctggagaacaagtcctaAAAGGAGCAGTTATTTATcctagagaaaagaaagctcaagATAGACTtctcctctctacaactaccttaaaggatGTTGcagaggtggtggttggtcCATTCAGCAAGTAACAAGCCATAGGAcgagagaaaacagcctcaagttgcaccaggggagctttaggttggatattagaaagaatgTCTTTACTGGATTGGAACAgccattagaacaggctgcccagggaagtggtggagtccccatccctggaggtatttgaggcataggaagttcaatggaaacaggaggaagaattttttcactgaggtttacagagcactggaacaggctgcccaggggggttgtggagtttccctctctggagatattcaagacccacctagatgagttcctgtgtgacctggtctatatatgatcctgctctggcaaggggtttggactgggtgatttCTCGAGGTGCCTTCcgacccccaccattctgtgtttctgtgatttaagAGTTGTGTAGCTGTAGTGCTTAGTGAGATGGTTTAGCCAAGGACTTGTTGTGTTAggctaatgattggacttgataatcttaaagctcttttccaatctaggcaattctgtgatccctgcacaccagcacttcccagcctgcccaTCCCCACTTCCCAAAAgcttcctggcacagctccagcaaaaGTATGGGGAGGACAATAGATCCTGCAGAGCatggctgtgcccaggaggagaaggtaagttgtgccagggaaattTTAttctggatattaagaaaaatttcttccctgaaagggttgtcaagccctggagcaagctgcccagagaagtggtggagggatttaaaagctgtgtaggtgtgatgctgagggccatggtttagtggtgacctggcagtgctgagttaacggttggacttgatgattttaacaatcttttccaagctaaacaattccatgattttgtaattctgtgtttcagtgtctcagacACTGCacaaagcagggcaggggatgctctctggagaggTCTTCCTGCTGTGGTGTCTGGGTTATGGCCCTCCTGGTAATAATATTCCTCCTTGAAGTCATCCTCGGTGTTAAGGACCACAGAGCTAAGAACATCATCACTTCTATGACCGTGCAGGCAAGAAGAATttacacacagcacagccaaaaTAGGAAAGTGATGACCATGAGATGGCAGCAGACAAgtgctttcccttctccaggagcacagggagtgctaagccttctccagggctgccaGACAGGGCCATCACCAAGCCACAGGGAATTTGAAGAGCTGCTGTGATGAGCAAGAATGATCATGCTCATCTCAGCATGTATCTCAAGGGGGTTTGTGAACATAATGTGACTGCTTTGTGTCTCACCACTGTATGGTGAAGTCAAGAGCCAGAGTGGATAGCAAAGGCTCTTCAACCTGAGCagctttttctgctgctgtgcagcacaagCTGTTGGAAAGTTCCTGAAGATCCAATTTCCCTATGCTTACACTGCTTTAGCAGTGCTGTGATGCAGAAACCAGAGCATTATGATGCCAAAACCCACCTCTTGAGCCTTACCCACAGCTCAGATAGATGCATTCATGCACTTTGTCAAGACCACACCAACCATGTGGTGTTGCCTCTTCCTCTTTATCATGAAGTTAAAACTTCCACCTGTTTGGAAACTTACAGTTTCCACAGGAATAATTTTGGAGGTGGATGTCCCTCAAAAAGCCATCAGGCAGTACCCACCCACTAGAAGAAGGATCTTGGTGCAGTCTTGGGCTGGGcttgcctttccccagcctttgCGCTACATTTTACTACTCCCTGGTCTACTAGAAGGCTTGAAACAAATGAAATGGAGTCTTTTGCTCTCAAATTAAGGATCCATGAGATCTGATATAGCATGAAGGAGCACAGTGAGTCCCAaactccaggctgctgctcttcccagaTACTCTGCAGTGGATGCCACCCTACTCCAGCTGTGAGGTTGTAAGATCTCATCCAGTATGCAACAACTGTagagttttgctttggttttgggatGAAGTTCTGGACTCTCTGCAAAGGCAAAAAGCTTTTCCCTTAGGTTTCACCCTCTAAAATGTTTCATTGCTCTTCCTCTGAGGCCTGGGTGGACTCAACTGGCCTTTCTACGTGAAGAAGACCATATGggcctcttctcctcctgctaCATTCCCCACTGCCTGATACTGCTGAGTGTGGGTTTGCATTTACCATTTTACACCCCAAAAGTGGTTGCATCTTATTTTGATGAAATTACTTTGACCTCTGTAGGCTTCCACACTCAGCATATCACAGGGTAAGAGCTGATCTCCAACAGCAACATGGCTGCTGACCCTACACAGAAGTCCCAGAGGATGGTACTTACACAGGTTCTGGGTTCTTTCAGATATATGTTGGGCAAACTGTTTTGCACCTGGTCTTTACAGATGACCtggaaagacagaagaaaagcaaCTCTCAAAAGGCTGGTATAGGTTGGAAGGACAGTTGGTGACTGATACAACAGATTGCCCCAATCCAGAGACATCCTTGGCAAAGCTCTGATCCATTTTGTGGAAAGGATACAGGTCTGGATGCCCTTCACTCAAATCTTTATGCCTGGAAAATGTTTCCACAGGTAACTGATGTGGTTGTTAATGCACTTCCCAAACCAGGCTTAAGATTTGCAGGACAGGGTAAAGCAGGAATTGGCTTGGGAAGCAGGAGGTTCTGTGCCAGAAGGCCATGGTGGGGTCCCATACTACAGGAGATAGGCAGCTAAAAGCAgagtctctttccttccttccttcctacaCTGGGATCTTCAGTTATCCTGCCTTGCCTTTTGAGTTGTGCCCCTGacccccttcccaaacctttttCTCATAATATCATCCATGTGAGGTTCACATTGAATTGTGGTGTTTGCATTCCCATCAAGTCCAAGTCCACACCAAGacatctgctgctctgcataATGCTTCCCAAGTTTCATTTGTTCCCTGTTCAGCACCCAGATCATAATGTCCTTCACCTCTATCCACAATGTGTCTTCAGTGGAAAGCTACAGGAGAAAGAggttgactagatgacctttaaaggtcccttctaatccaaGCCATTGTATGATCTAGAATTATCTTGCTGCCATCTAAGGCAGATCTCTCAAACACAGGCACAGCAAGAAAGGCTGCAGGTTTTATGTGCACATGGGATGAGAGCTGAATCTGAAGAGACACCACAACAAAGTGCTCACCTCCCTGTAGGTGTCATTACCTCATTTTGCAAAGAAGTGTTAGGGTGATGGTGGCCACATCTGCTGCACTCTGGCTGGTCCCCCAAGCCTGGGGTCAATGGCTGTTCACTGGTAGGGCTCTGGTCAGCAATTGAAGGTTTAGTTGGCACAGATCCAGCTTCTGGACTTCTCTGGTCTGGGTCCccaatacacacacacacacacaaataaaaacaaGGAGAAAGACAGTGTAGAGGATACAGCTGACAGTTCTGGTCACAAGCAGCTGAAAGTAAGTCTTCAGCTCTAGCCCTGCCTTGAAGCTCGTTGTGTCAAAGCTTGGAAAGGCTTTGGTTGCTTTCCTTACGTTTTCTTTGTGCTGGTTTAATTTTCTGATGCTGGAACCCATCAGACTGTTCTGGAGAGATGAACCCAAAGGCTGTGATGGCTGAGCTTTGGTAGCTGCATGAGCTGATTAAATGGAATGGCCCTCGGTTCACTTTATCTGAGGTGTCTTCCATGGAGGTTTCCACAGCAGAGGTAGACTACCTATTGGAAGAATTcactgtggcctttcagtacttaaaggagccTATTTGAAAGGAAGAAGCAAACCTTTCATCGGGGCCTGTCATGActggacaaggggtgatggttttaaactaacaAAGGTGGGCTTCAGACTACTTCAGCGGAAGAgtttttatgctgagggtggtgaaacactgctccaggttgcccagaaaggtgggagatgtcccaatcctggaaacattcaaagtcagactggatgtggctctgagcaacctgatctagtagatgTTCCCACTGACCTCAGGGGGATTGAAccagatggcctttaaaggtgcCTTTCAagccaaagcattccatgattttatgttCTATCTGAACTGACTACCCAGGATCTCTTGGAGAATGGATTTCATTGTGCAATTTGACTGACAACCACTCCCAACTCTGCTAGGAGGGGATGAAACGCCGTAACTTCTGCTGATTGCATCTCTATCAGCTATGGACAAAGTCCAGAGGGACGTCCTTAGAAGTAGTGCCTAGTActctggggacagcctggggtaTCCTGACTGCCTGCTACTCCCAAAGGGGCACATGCTCACATCTATTACCCTCACGCAGGTGTCTCAGATAGCTGCGATCATCTCAGATGCCTTTGTTGAGGTCTGAGGCATCTTACAGCGCAATGGGAGTAGTGcaaggagcacagcagcctcctgccttaCCAAGTCCTTTTGAGGGTTCCTAATCGATCCATAAATGGTGACAAAGTGAACTGAAATGTCACATCCTGTTCACAGCCTGTTTGCTTTTGGGACTCCTGCCTCTTCCAGAGAAAAGACGAGGAGTATTCTCTCTCAGACACATTCTGAAAGCtccagcagagaagtcatttcAAAGCCATCTGTTTCTTTTGCATTCTCTCACCTATTTATTAAATGTAAAGGGGTTTTAGACCTCTTCCTGCTCAATGCTCAAATCCTCAAATTTGAATTAACATAATTCCATAAATCATCCTTTAATGGAGAACAATCCTGTGGAACAGAAGGAGAATGAAACATCTTTCATGAAAATGCTCATTTCACCTCTTCATGCCTTCAAATGTGCTCAAAACATGACTTGAGTGAAGCCAGTGAAGGTGGTCTTGCACTAAGACCTTGGCCCATTCAGTGATGCTGACAGCTGGAAGGGTAGAAATGGTTTTGGGAGTGGCTTCTGTATTGCAGGTAACTGGAAACTGGGTCAAGAACAGCGTTCTTCAAAGGAAGATAAATGAAGGGTCATCATAGCTTTTATTCAGAGCCAGATATGTGCTGAATCCACAATCCCACACAACTCTGAAAGGTTCCATGGAGGTCCCACAGTGAGGGACAACCATCAGTTTGCTTCCCCATAAACACTGTGAAGGAATACCAGTGGGGACCCTGAACTGTGCCTTACCAGGACACTTATGAACTAAGGTGACGAAGGTAAAGCTCCAAAAGTCTGGAGAAAACATGAATCGTGTTCAGCAACATCCTAAACACTACATGGAGGATCCTGATACTGCTCAGACAGAAGCTAGCAGCCAATCCTCCCCTCAATAATGGTGAACATCCTGACCCTACTGCTTAGACTCTTGTGGTAgtgtgaaggtttaatcctCCTGCCTGGAACTGTCACAACTCTTTAGAGGTTGTAGGCTCAGAGTTTTGCCACAAAATCTCCTTAGTAATCTAAAGCTTATTTTCTGTTCATGCCCAGACAGCCTTCACTAAGCTGTCAGCCACACTAGAGATCTATAGCCAGGGATGCTGTCAATCTGTTTCACCAGCTCTACAACATCAGTCTCCAGCTCTCAACTCATCAATGCTGGCTCCCTTCTGCAGTCACTGAAGATCAAGTAAGTGCAGTCAGTGGTGCTGTGGACACAGTTTGGTCTATCCAAAAGCCAATGTCAATGCTGACTCGTGCTTTGAATTTCATTAACTGCATCGACTCGATCTCCAGTGACGACAACAGGGACCTAGACAACCAGCTGTCATGGAGACAGCTATGCTGGACATTCTGAGTATGACAGCAGGTATTTAGCGTAGCCAAAGGAAAAGCCCACAAAAGTGCCTCCCAATACAAGAAATCAAGGTTCTCATCTTCCAGTACCTCCTCCTGAAGTTGGTGTGGTGGTTGCCTCTGAGAACTTGTCAGTGTTTTCAGGTGGTAAAGACAGAGAGGCATTACTAGTGGTGTGGGACACAGGTCCAGCAAGAGCAGTAACAGAAGTGCCAGTGCTTCCAGGTGTGGTGGAAGAGGCCAGCCCTAGGACTGGAGAACTAGAAGAAGAGTGAGGCTGTTTTGAGACagatgagggagaagagacaccATAGTCCTTTTGCACAGGAGGAAGGTTGCTCACTGGCACTCCAGTGCTTGCAGTGGTGCTGGCCAACTGGTCCACAGGCTGGCTTCCCTGAGCTTCCACACTGGGGGAGGATGCCACACCAGTCCCTGAACCTCCTGTGGTGGCTGAAATGCTGCTCACGTGAGTGAGGACAGGACTTGCAGTAGTGGTGGCTGGCAAGCTTCCCAAGCTGCCTGCAGGACTAGTCTTCTGCTGGGCAGTACTGGAGGTTACagaaggaggggctggggaaccTCCAGAACTGACGGAGGAGCTGTCCTGCTGAGACTGGTGGGGTGATGTCGTGGGGATGGGTGGTGGGTTTCCTGGGTTGTTTCTGGGGGTGGGCCCTTCAATTCTGGCAGATGATGTCACAGAGGTGGTTGGTGGCCTTGTAGTGGTGATCACTTGAAAGGTGGTGGGTGATACTACAGTAGTGGTCGATGGATTTTCTGCAAGGGGGGTTGCTTGAACTGTGACAGCTGGCATGGTTGAGGTGGATGATGGGTTTTTTGTTCTGATTGTAGTGGTGACCGCAGTAGTTGTGACGAGCTTCCCATTTTCTCCTGGGACTGGAGAACTTGAAGTGTCCTGAGAGCTGACACCTAGGGaagtaaaaaaaacaacaagatAAACTTTGAGCTAAGGTGAATTTGTGAATGCCTCATCCTTGGAAATGTCCAAGGTCTGGTTAgaagaggctctgagcaacctggtctagtggaagaagtccttgcccaaggcagtgggggtcagactagatgaccttcagtggtcccctccaacccaaaccatcctctAATTCTATAAAAAATTGTAGACACTGGAATTCCTCTTTGGGTGAACTATGGAAAGAATATTTATTCTACTTGCTCCAAAAGAAATGGGTCAGCACTGGACAGTTTGCACGTAAATACAAAAAGACAATGACTTTGAGCTCTGTCATTTTAATTTTAAGGGTGTGCAGTTTAGCTTCCCATTGCAAGTACTGTCACCAATCTATGATCACATACTTGTTCAGATGATTATTTTACTATTCTGAAAAGCCTGAGAAAGTCACATTAAAATGTGATGTGCTCATTTTCTAATGAAAACCTTCAACAAAAACGAAGCCaaggaggcaggaaaaaaaaaaaaagaatgaaagaaagaggagaagcaaACCGGGAAAATTAAGGGGTCCAGCCCctgtgaggacaagctgagagttggagttgttcagcctggggaaggttcCTTGTGggctttcagtacttaaaggagatCCACATGAAAGATAGGGAGGGACTCTATATCAGGAAGcgcagtgataggataagggctAAAGATTTTAAACCAAAAAAAGAGTAGATTTTTATTAGATATGAAGAAGatattcttcactgtgaggaggGTGAGACATGGGAACAAGTTCCCTCTTTGGAAGTGTCCAAGGTTGGGTtagatgaggctctgagcaacctgatcataTTATCATGCATAAGGAGATCTGCAGCTGGTTTCTGAAGAATATTTTCAATTTCTAAATGATCAAGCTGGTTTCAAATTATAGAGTAGTGAGAGGTGCACCTGAGGAACACTTTGCTTGACTAAAGATACATCCTGCAACATCCTGCAATGCTAAAACATCAACTGGTATAAAAACTTGGGTCCCTTTTCCTGTTTGTAATCACTGCATGACCTCCATCAATTGCCACAGAAATAATTCCCTCCACATTGCACATGGTAACCACCAGCTCTAGGATCTTCCCCACATTCACCCCAGGAAAGGTTTGACCAGTTTTTCACCTTCCAGGACCTGGAGGCTGCACTGTGTCACTTGATCTGTAGATCTGCCGGGAGTCAAGACTACAGCCTGATTTTGGAGCAGGAGGGGTTCTTCTGTTCAATAGCTGCAGAAGAGGGCTATGGGTTTTGCCCCATGAAACACTTGTAATATGATCTCAGCCCTCCAAAACAGGAGTTACACTTCCAAGGTTTGATTTCTAGCTATATCCTAATGCTGCTCTCCAGAGATCTGCTTCATTCCCCCACGCTGGCTTACTGGGAAAGCATTTTTGCTTACGGTGCCTGTGAACTACCACTAGTTGTGCTTCAAGGACCAGAAGAAGGTTTGAGCTTCTGTGATTCAAACTGCTGGGGCAATTGAACCAAACTGTGACAGGACCTGGCGTGGTGG is a genomic window of Dryobates pubescens isolate bDryPub1 chromosome Z, bDryPub1.pri, whole genome shotgun sequence containing:
- the PODXL gene encoding podocalyxin isoform X1 yields the protein MRAPLLLPLLLLGVSSQDTSSSPVPGENGKLVTTTAVTTTIRTKNPSSTSTMPAVTVQATPLAENPSTTTVVSPTTFQVITTTRPPTTSVTSSARIEGPTPRNNPGNPPPIPTTSPHQSQQDSSSVSSGGSPAPPSVTSSTAQQKTSPAGSLGSLPATTTASPVLTHVSSISATTGGSGTGVASSPSVEAQGSQPVDQLASTTASTGVPVSNLPPVQKDYGVSSPSSVSKQPHSSSSSPVLGLASSTTPGSTGTSVTALAGPVSHTTSNASLSLPPENTDKFSEATTTPTSGGDQRSPEAGSVPTKPSIADQSPTSEQPLTPGLGDQPECSRCGHHHPNTSLQNEVICKDQVQNSLPNIYLKEPRTCAMWRTASTNNSFFESFCSTGQHTFNASREACTVMLTSHERHSHHWAVQTILHIHLDPEEVLEDLKEKEKLEELGIANITYDKREQEMIINDEFSTPLIITIVTLAGSLLLIAAIYGCCHQRFSQKKDQHIHPDLPGFDDGHVALIFNQRLTEELQTMENGYHDNPTLEVMETSSEMQEKKVNLNGELGDSWIVPLDTLMKEDLEEEEDTHL
- the PODXL gene encoding podocalyxin isoform X4 produces the protein MRAPLLLPLLLLGVSSQDTSSSPVPGENGKLVTTTAVTTTIRTKNPSSTSTMPAVTVQATPLAENPSTTTVVSPTTFQVITTTRPPTTSVTSSARIEGPTPRNNPGNPPPIPTTSPHQSQQDSSSVSSGGSPAPPSVTSSTAQQKTSPAGSLGSLPATTTASPVLTHVSSISATTGGSGTGVASSPSVEAQGSQPVDQLASTTASTGVPVSNLPPVQKDYGVSSPSSVSKQPHSSSSSPVLGLASSTTPGSTGTSVTALAGPVSHTTSNASLSLPPENTDKFSEATTTPTSGGDQRSPEAGSVPTKPSIADQSPTSEQPLTPGLGDQPECSRCGHHHPNTSLQNEVICKDQVQNSLPNIYLKEPRTCAMWRTASTNNSFFESFCSTGQHTFNASREACTVMLTSHERHSHHWAVQTILHIHLDPEEVLEDLKEKEKLEELGIANITYDKREQEMIINDEFSTPLIITIVTLAGSLLLIAAIYGCCHQRFSQKKDQRLTEELQTMENGYHDNPTLEVMETSSEMQEKKVNLNGELGDSWIVPLDTLMKEDLEEEEDTHL
- the PODXL gene encoding podocalyxin isoform X3; its protein translation is MRAPLLLPLLLLGVSSQDTSSSPVPGENGKLVTTTAVTTTIRTKNPSSTSTMPAVTVQATPLAENPSTTTVVSPTTFQVITTTRPPTTSVTSSARIEGPTPRNNPGNPPPIPTTSPHQSQQDSSSVSSGGSPAPPSVTSSTAQQKTSPAGSLGSLPATTTASPVLTHVSSISATTGGSGTGVASSPSVEAQGSQPVDQLASTTASTGVPVSNLPPVQKDYGVSSPSSVSKQPHSSSSSPVLGLASSTTPGSTGTSVTALAGPVSHTTSNASLSLPPENTDKFSEATTTPTSGGDQRSPEAGSVPTKPSIADQSPTSEQPLTPGLGDQPECSRCGHHHPNTSLQNEVICKDQVQNSLPNIYLKEPRTCAMWRTASTNNSFFESFCSTGQHTFNASREACTVMLTSHERHSHHWAVQTILHIHLDPEEVLEDLKEKEKLEELGIANITYDKREQEMIINDEFSTPLIITIVTLAGSLLLIAAIYGCCHQRFSQKKDQQRLTEELQTMENGYHDNPTLEVMETSSEMQEKKVNLNGELGDSWIVPLDTLMKEDLEEEEDTHL